A stretch of Lathyrus oleraceus cultivar Zhongwan6 chromosome 6, CAAS_Psat_ZW6_1.0, whole genome shotgun sequence DNA encodes these proteins:
- the LOC127092614 gene encoding trihelix transcription factor PTL produces the protein MNNTDPYGLPEDLRRLLSSRTTTTTTEPPPYNLYASAFHPPNNYSYDPSSIMVGDVFYPRSAFTHTHTHHYDYSSSTLNIPSTSSTTIAAATANSDHATASAAFFAGLETNSADNKEWLGNFDSCNNRWPRQETLSLLEIRSRLDSKFKENNQKAPLWNEISRIMAEEFGYQRSGKKCKEKFENLYKYYKKTKEGKASRQDGKHYRFFRQLEAICGESITNTHASISDKTPHAAFVATQTPSFTINQENVNGVEDHGLVNSLKYKSESLMSFSNSSEFETSSSENNDEDLSAIAHSMRSSSKQKGLELEKSEKRVRKSWRGKVEEIVDSHMKKIIETQDAWMERMLSVVEQREQEMASKEEERKRKESMRFDQEIHKLWAKEKAWVEARDAALLEVVRKHIGIEGTNNKNENGRNFEYPFGSLENHRWTEMEISSLIQLRTSYEHQLREKGYLEDGVWDDIGEKMVYMGFNRNGAECKKIWDEISVSLRRTVDCGVKITRPWCLGLKVTDDDDI, from the exons ATGAACAACACTGACCCCTACGGTTTACCGGAGGATCTCCGCCGCCTCCTATCATccagaaccaccaccaccaccacagAACCACCACCGTATAATCTCTATGCTTCTGCTTTTCATCCACCTAATAATTATTCTTATGACCCTTCTTCTATCATGGTTGGTGACGTTTTCTATCCTCGTAGTGCCTTCACTCACACTCACACTCACCACTATGATTATTCCTCCTCCACTCTCAACATTCCTTCAACTAGCTCCACCACTATTGCTGCTGCAACTGCTAATTCAGATCATGCTACTGCTTCTGCTGCTTTCTTTGCTGGCCTAGAAACTAATTCTGCTGATAATAAAGAATGGCTTGGTAATTTTGATTCTTGTAACAATAGATGGCCTAGACAAGAAACGCTTTCTCTTCTAGAAATCAGATCTCGTCTTGATTCTAAGTTCAAGGAGAATAATCAGAAAGCACCCTTGTGGAATGAAATTTCTAG GATAATGGCTGAGGAATTTGGGTACCAAAGAAGTGGAAAAAAATGCAAGGAGAAGTTTGAGAATTTGTACAAGTATTACAAGAAAACTAAGGAAGGTAAGGCTAGTAGACAAGATGGTAAACACTACAGATTCTTTAGGCAGCTTGAAGCAATATGTGGAGAATCAATTACAAACACTCATGCTTCAATTTCAGACAAAACCCCTCATGCTGCTTTTGTTGCTACTCAAACTCCAAGCTTCACAATCAACCAAGAAAATGTTAATGGTGTTGAGGATCATGGTTTGGTCAATAGCCTCAAGTACAAATCAGAAAGTCTAATGAGTTTCTCGAATTCGTCTGAGTTTGAGACATCCTCGTCGGAAAACAACGACGAGGATCTCTCGGCTATCGCGCACTCGATGAGGTCGTCGTCGAAGCAGAAAGGACTAGAGTTGGAGAAAAGTGAGAAGAGGGTAAGAAAAAGCTGGAGAGGTAAAGTGGAGGAGATTGTAGATTCTCACATGAAGAAGATTATAGAGACGCAAGATGCATGGATGGAGAGAATGTTGAGTGTTGTTGAACAAAGAGAACAAGAGATGGCATCAAAGGAAGAAGAAAGGAAGAGAAAAGAGTCAATGAGGTTTGATCAAGAGATACACAAACTTTGGGCTAAAGAAAAAGCTTGGGTTGAAGCAAGAGATGCTGCATTGTTAGAAGTTGTAAGAAAACATATTGGGATAGAAGGAACAAATAATAAGAATGAAAATGGTAGAAACTTTGAATACCCTTTTGGAAGTTTGGAGAATCATAGATGGACAGAAATGGAGATTTCAAGTTTGATACAACTAAGGACTAGTTATGAACATCAACTAAGAGAAAAAGGATATTTGGAGGATGGTGTTTGGGATGATATAGGTGAAAAAATGGTGTATATGGGATTCAACAGAAATGGAGCAGAATGCAAGAAAATATGGGATGAGATTAGTGTATCTCTTAGAAGGACAGTGGACTGTGGAGTCAAAATCACAAGACCTTGGTGTTTGGGACTTAAGGTGACAGATGATGACGACATTTGA
- the LOC127095787 gene encoding uncharacterized protein LOC127095787, whose protein sequence is MASDAAVSSIKVMNQDLVKLDRFDGTNYTRWQDKMTFLLTALKVHYVLDPDLQPIPEPTENDSEELKKERKKRKEDELFCRGHILNTLSDRLYDLYTDNPSATEIWKALEFKFKAEEEDSKPILPQVHELQVLVNKIKAVKIDIPETFQVGAIIAKLPPSWKGYRKKLLHSSEDFSLEKIQKHLRIEEESKEREKSEPPTHFKTNAVTNKERRDMMA, encoded by the exons ATGGCTTCAGACGCTGctgtttcaagcatcaaagtgatgaACCAGGACCTTGTCAAGTTAGATCGATTTGATGGAACAAATTACACAAGATGGCAAGACAAGATGACATTCCTATTGACTGCCCTGAAGGTTCACTATGTTCTTGATCCCGACCTACAACCAATACCTGAACcaacagaaaatgattcggaagaaCTCAAGAAGGAGCGCAAGAAACGCAAGGAGGACGAACTGTTTTGCCGTGGACACATTCTGAATACTTTATCTGATCGTCTCTACGACCTCTACACAGACAATCCATCGGCAACAGAAATATGGAAGGCACTAGAATTCAAGTTCAAGGCTGAAGAGGAAG ATTCTAAGCCCATTCTTCCCCAAGTGCATGAATTGCAAGTTCTGGTCAATAAAATAAAGGCAGTAAAAATAGACATCCCTGAGACCTTCCAAGTCGGTGCAATTATTGCAAAATTACCACCTTCATGGAAAGGCTACCGAAAGAAATTGTTGCACAGTTCCGAGGACTTCTCCTTGGAGAAAATTCAGAAACATCTTCGAATCGAGGAGGAATCGAAGGAGAGGGAGAAATCAGAACCCCCTACTCATTTCAAAACAAACGCTGTGACCAACAAGGAAAGAAGAGACATGATGGCATGA